From Miscanthus floridulus cultivar M001 chromosome 15, ASM1932011v1, whole genome shotgun sequence, the proteins below share one genomic window:
- the LOC136508283 gene encoding uncharacterized protein, producing the protein MAAWNRSRDVNSDPEHSVGISRPPLPRPDNGDKVRPVPLWEREFCRNAYGIPWETFCENKRFIEILFKNVMDWDDSGALKNFEDAKERFRAKYFGEPYEDPVLDPDIYIDEVDNHCTVDPELVAGLDKIAGLDLVADLGWGGMDNLTPMSWGAPIGNLIPTGWGQPVPNLKPTGWGEPANPTPDPAWGGQGIQIPDPVRGAQPSCTPNNSNNNLHEGRPSNNWQQQGVDPGHPSSGTARMLPGGGRIWISGVSGGAGRNWNGGGGGGGSSSNWNGCGRGNQKNEAEGQNQQRNRGSMQRNQNLWQHQMRSVGRQQQGQRGRKMEWRPVQRNKAPKDDPAA; encoded by the exons aTGGCGGCCTGGAATCGGTCGAGGGACGTGAATAGCGACCCTGAGCACTCCGTCGGCATATCGCGTCCTCCTCTGCCTCGGCCTGATAACG GGGACAAGGTCCGCCCAGTCCCATTATGGGAAAGAGAATTCTGCCGCAACGCTTACGGCATTCCTTGGGAGACCTTCTGCGAAAACAAGCGATTTATTGAAATATTATTCAAAAACGTCATGGACTGGGATGATTCAGGAGCGCTCAAGAATTTTGAGGACGCAAAGGAAAGGTTCAGGGCAAAATATTTTGGCGAACCTTATGAGGATCCTGTGCTAGACCCTGATATATACATCGATGAGGTCGATAACCACTGCACAGTTGACCCGGAGTTGGTTGCTGGCCTCGATAAGATAGCTGGCCTGGATTTGGTAGCCGACCTGGGTTGGGGAGGCATGGACAACCTGACACCCATGAGTTGGGGAGCACCGATAGGCAATCTGATACCCACAGGATGGGGACAGCCGGTTCCTAATCTGAAACCCACTGGATGGGGGGAACCAGCTAATCCGACACCTGACCCTGCTTGGGGAGGCCAGGGAATTCAAATACCAGATCCAGTCCGCGGAGCCCAGCCTTCCTGCACACCAAACAACAGTAACAATAACTTGCATGAAGGTAGACCATCCAACAACTGGCAGCAGCAGGGGGTGGATCCAGGCCACCCGTCATCTGGGACTGCAAGGATGCTGCCCGGCGGTGGCAGGATATGGATCAGTGGCGTCAGTGGTGGAGCTGGCAGGAATTGGAacggtggaggtggcggcggtggcagcagcaGCAATTGGAATGGCTGCGGCCGTGGCAATCAGAAGAACGAGGCCGAGGGGCAAAACCAGCAGCGGAACCGTGGCAGCATGCAGAGGAACCAGAACTTGTGGCAGCACCAGATGAGGAGCGTCGGCCGGCAGCAGCAGGGTCAGAGGGGAAGGAAGATGGAGTGGCGTCCTGTGCAGCGCAACAAGGCCCCCAAAGATGATCCTGCCGCTTGA